The following is a genomic window from Bacillus sp. V2I10.
CAACTCATAATAACAGATAAAATTAGAAAAAACCTTGGATTTAATCCTTATTTTTCTGACAGCAATGAATAAAATCGAGATGGACTTGTGAAAACAAGCCCTTTTTTTTATACGGCAATAAAAACGGAATATTTTATCTGAAGTTGTAAAAATTAAAGGAAACACACCTGCTTTATCCCCGAGGTGAATTTATGGAACAAAAAAGGAATAAAAAAATTGAACGCATTTTGATCTATTTATGCATGTTGGCCATTGCTTTATATGTGTCACCACTTTATATCCTAAATGAAAATGCGCACATCCGCGTTCATGATAACCTGGATTCTAACCTTGCCTGGTATAAAGTGCTGACCGAAAATGGTTATCTTTTCAGCGGACTGAATGGAACTTTGCCGAAAATCATAAACGGACTTCCAAGAAATGCTCTTGGTTCAGAATGGAATCTTCAAATCTGGCTGTATAACTGGTTTCCGACTATGACAGCTTATGCATTTTCACAAACTATAACAAGAGTTTTTGCCTTTTTGGGAATGTTTCTTCTCTTGAAGGACCATTTTATGATAGAAAGGAAATATTTATTTATTGTCGCAGGGACGGCCTTAACATTTGCCCTGACACCTTTCTGGCCCCAGGGGATGCTCAGTACGCTTGGAATGCCTCTTGCATTATGGGCCTTTTTAAATATCAGAAAGGGAAATCGTTCTTGGCGCAACATTACAGTTTTAACCTTGCTTCCTTTTTATTCAAGCTTCGTCTTAGGTTTTTTCTTTTTTTTAGCGGCTATGGGTATTCTATGGATAATGGATGTGATGAAAGAAAAGAAATGGAATTTTCCTTTTATTGTCTCCATCGGATACATGACACTTGTCTTTTTTATAGTTGAATACCGATTAATGTATTCCTTTTTATTTTCATCTGAACCAAATAGCCGTGATGAATACTTTCATGCGAGACTTCCTTTATGGCGAGTCATAAGGCTCACATTTAAGAACTTTGTATTAGGCCATACACATGTCATGACAGTCCATAGCTTGATTATCCTGCCGGTTACGCTGATTGCTTTATACATAATTATTCGTAAAAGAAAATGGAAACTAGAAAAGCCTTTTGTCTTTTTATTAAGCTTGAATTTCTGTTTATCAGCATGGTATGCTTTCTGGTTTTATAAAGGCTGGCTTCCTTTAACGGAACGTTTTCATTTCTTGGATACCTTCAACTTTGCTAGATTTCACTTTTTGCGTCCTATCATTATTTATATTGGATTTGCTCTCGGACTCAAAATTTTATACAGTGAATTCCGGAGAAAATGGGTAATCGGGGCGTGTATTCTAGCTCAAGTATTTTTGCTTGGCACCTTTAACGATGAAATTATCTATCAAAAAAAACCATCTGTAAAAGAATTCTACGCAGTGGAACAATTCGCCGAAATTAAAAAACATATCGGCATACCTGTTGAGGGTTACAGAGTTGCAAGCCTAGGGCTTCATCCTGCTATCGCTCAATACAACGGATTTTATACTCTCGATACGTATAACAACTTTTACCCGCTCTCGTATAAATATCAATTTCGGCAAATCATTGAAAA
Proteins encoded in this region:
- a CDS encoding DUF6044 family protein, with the translated sequence MEQKRNKKIERILIYLCMLAIALYVSPLYILNENAHIRVHDNLDSNLAWYKVLTENGYLFSGLNGTLPKIINGLPRNALGSEWNLQIWLYNWFPTMTAYAFSQTITRVFAFLGMFLLLKDHFMIERKYLFIVAGTALTFALTPFWPQGMLSTLGMPLALWAFLNIRKGNRSWRNITVLTLLPFYSSFVLGFFFFLAAMGILWIMDVMKEKKWNFPFIVSIGYMTLVFFIVEYRLMYSFLFSSEPNSRDEYFHARLPLWRVIRLTFKNFVLGHTHVMTVHSLIILPVTLIALYIIIRKRKWKLEKPFVFLLSLNFCLSAWYAFWFYKGWLPLTERFHFLDTFNFARFHFLRPIIIYIGFALGLKILYSEFRRKWVIGACILAQVFLLGTFNDEIIYQKKPSVKEFYAVEQFAEIKKHIGIPVEGYRVASLGLHPAIAQYNGFYTLDTYNNFYPLSYKYQFRQIIEKELSKNKGLRIYFDEWGGRCYLFSSELGKRYMFTKNSTIKLKDLDLNMEPFKKMGGRYIFSSLPIEHPEKNHLILDKVFHSHESVWRIYLYKVK